One stretch of Cohnella algarum DNA includes these proteins:
- a CDS encoding FGGY family carbohydrate kinase, producing MSYLLTVDQSTTGTKAVLTDRSGRIRHRSSLGHRQIYPRDGWVEHDPLELYDNVKAAIRNVMAEAGLDADAVEAMTITNQRETALVWDRETGLPVGNAIVWQCRRSSDWCERLKREGLEPLVAEKTGLPLDPYFSSGKWRWLLDHAAAGIPPERLAAGTVDSWLLWKLTGGKVHATDYTNASRTQLFNIRTLRWDEELAETFGIPLSLLPEVKDSDAVYGMTDEPELFPNPLPIAGVIGDSQSALFGQQCVKPGMAKGTYGTGTSVLMFAGDEPVRAGSGLVTAIAWGIGGKVEYALEGVIHSTGDCLNWVRNQLGLFADYAELEAAAAEIEDTGGVYLVPAFVGLGAPHWNARARAAVIGLNRASDRRHVLRAALESIAFQVADAVRLLSAETGLPLAELRVDGGATANELLMQFQADLLGADVVRSDAAELSALGSAYMGGLALGWWDRDTLFTFYRKDKMYSPGMDRKTRDRLDRGWRAAVKAVLAAEEAARTG from the coding sequence ATGAGCTACCTGCTCACCGTAGACCAGAGCACGACCGGAACGAAAGCCGTCCTGACCGACCGCAGCGGGCGGATCCGGCACCGCAGCTCGCTCGGCCACCGGCAAATCTATCCGCGGGACGGATGGGTGGAACACGATCCGCTCGAGTTGTATGATAACGTTAAAGCCGCCATCCGGAACGTCATGGCCGAAGCCGGCCTCGACGCGGACGCCGTCGAGGCGATGACGATCACGAACCAGCGCGAAACGGCGCTCGTCTGGGACCGGGAGACGGGCCTTCCGGTCGGAAACGCGATCGTCTGGCAGTGCCGGAGATCGAGCGACTGGTGCGAGCGGCTGAAGCGGGAAGGGCTGGAGCCGCTTGTCGCGGAGAAAACCGGGCTGCCGCTCGATCCGTATTTTTCGTCGGGCAAATGGCGCTGGCTGCTCGATCATGCGGCGGCCGGCATCCCGCCGGAGCGGCTGGCCGCGGGAACCGTCGACAGCTGGCTGCTGTGGAAGCTGACCGGCGGCAAGGTGCATGCAACCGATTACACGAATGCGAGCCGGACCCAGCTGTTCAATATCCGCACGCTGCGGTGGGACGAAGAACTGGCCGAGACATTCGGCATTCCGCTGTCGCTGCTGCCCGAGGTAAAGGACAGCGACGCCGTGTACGGCATGACCGACGAACCGGAGCTGTTTCCGAATCCGCTGCCGATCGCGGGCGTCATCGGCGATTCGCAATCGGCGCTGTTCGGCCAGCAGTGCGTGAAGCCGGGCATGGCCAAGGGCACGTACGGCACGGGCACGTCCGTGCTCATGTTCGCGGGCGACGAGCCGGTCCGCGCGGGCAGCGGGCTCGTGACGGCGATCGCCTGGGGCATCGGCGGCAAGGTGGAGTATGCGCTGGAAGGCGTCATCCATTCGACCGGCGATTGCCTGAATTGGGTGCGCAACCAGCTGGGACTGTTCGCCGATTATGCCGAATTGGAGGCGGCCGCCGCGGAAATCGAGGACACCGGCGGCGTTTACCTCGTCCCCGCATTCGTCGGCCTGGGCGCGCCGCACTGGAACGCCCGGGCCCGGGCGGCCGTCATCGGCCTGAACCGCGCCTCGGACCGCCGCCATGTGCTGCGGGCGGCGCTGGAAAGCATCGCCTTCCAGGTGGCGGATGCGGTTCGGCTCCTGTCCGCGGAGACCGGGCTGCCGCTGGCCGAGCTGCGCGTCGACGGCGGCGCCACCGCGAACGAGCTGCTCATGCAGTTCCAGGCGGATTTGCTCGGAGCGGACGTCGTCCGCTCGGACGCGGCCGAGCTGTCCGCGCTCGGTTCCGCTTACATGGGAGGACTCGCCCTCGGATGGTGGGATCGGGATACGCTTTTTACCTTTTATCGCAAAGACAAAATGTATTCGCCCGGGATGGATCGAAAGACGCGGGACCGTCTCGACCGGGGCTGGCGGGCGGCGGTCAAGGCCGTGCTCGCGGCGGAGGAAGCGGCCCGGACCGGCTGA
- a CDS encoding glycoside hydrolase family 78 protein — protein sequence MSFRVVHLKTEYVVNPLGLDESKPRLFWRLESEKRGTVQSAYRVLVSSSREALDRDEGDQWDSGKVVSASSIQVVYGGKPLQSEGQYFWKVQAWDGEGNPSGWSETAYWTMGLLDRGEWKAGWIGRKTEANVVMQPSPHVRKSFGIAGKVKRATAYATALGLYELRVNGEKVGDLFAPGFTDYDKRVQVQTYDVTPLVREGENAVGAVLGDGWYCGTVGFLGSKVYGERPFFLLQLHIELEDGTKQIVKTDSTWRTARGPILYSDMIKGEAYDARLELAGWDRPGFDDSGWEQPDVRPGYNGLLTASIEPPVRITETRRPISVRRTDAGTFIYDMGQNMVGWTEVKVRGARGAKITLSHAEMLNPDGSLYLDNLRVAVQQDHYILKGEGEERYEPRFTFHGFRYVELIGYPGEADLDTIVGKVVHSDTPRTGRLETNDAMVNRLYSNIVWGQRGNFLSVPTDCPQRDERLGWTGDAQIFARTASYNMDVSRFFTKFMWDMIDAQQPSGAFTDVAPDAGWIRHKMWNTRLNWFAPDNAGWGDAGVVIPWTLYLMYGDTRILETHYGAMVRWVEYLKANSDELVRPSYANYGDWLSIDADTPNEVLATAYFAYSAKLLSRIAGVLGEKRDEAHYDGLFRDIAAAFRRAFVDAEGRIHGATQTVYVLALQFGLLEGEQRDAAIRHLVDDIRGRGDRLSTGFLGVGYLLPALTDSGRLDVAYALLTQEAFPSWMYSIKHGATTIWERWDGWTEHNGFQTPSMNSFNHYSLGSVGEWMFRYMAGIETDPDRPGFRHAIVRPQPGGRLTEAKAEYESLYGVVSTDWKLSPDGAFRLAVRVPAGATATVVVPGSGARVDGEPANAAASPTGWTLAWQTEAAATFEIGSGEYVFESVIGAAAFAR from the coding sequence ATGTCTTTTCGCGTCGTCCATTTGAAAACGGAGTACGTCGTCAATCCGCTGGGGCTCGATGAATCGAAGCCCCGGCTGTTTTGGCGTCTGGAGTCGGAAAAGCGGGGAACGGTGCAGAGCGCCTACCGCGTGCTCGTCTCCTCGAGCCGGGAAGCGCTCGATCGCGACGAGGGCGATCAGTGGGATTCGGGCAAGGTGGTATCCGCCAGCTCCATCCAGGTCGTATACGGCGGCAAGCCGCTTCAGTCCGAGGGGCAATATTTCTGGAAAGTGCAGGCTTGGGACGGCGAAGGAAATCCGTCCGGCTGGAGCGAAACGGCCTATTGGACGATGGGGCTGCTGGATCGCGGCGAATGGAAGGCGGGCTGGATCGGCCGCAAAACGGAAGCGAACGTCGTCATGCAGCCTTCTCCCCATGTACGCAAGTCGTTCGGAATCGCCGGAAAAGTGAAGCGGGCGACCGCCTACGCGACGGCGCTCGGCTTGTACGAGCTGCGCGTGAACGGAGAGAAGGTCGGCGATCTGTTCGCGCCGGGCTTTACCGATTACGACAAGCGCGTGCAGGTGCAAACCTATGACGTCACCCCTCTCGTCCGGGAAGGCGAAAATGCGGTCGGAGCCGTGCTGGGGGACGGCTGGTACTGCGGAACCGTCGGCTTCCTCGGCAGCAAAGTGTACGGCGAGCGGCCTTTTTTCCTGCTGCAGCTGCACATCGAGCTTGAGGACGGCACGAAGCAAATCGTGAAAACGGACTCGACCTGGCGCACGGCCCGCGGGCCGATCCTGTACTCGGACATGATCAAGGGCGAAGCGTACGACGCGCGCCTCGAGCTTGCGGGATGGGATCGTCCCGGCTTCGACGATTCCGGCTGGGAGCAGCCGGACGTTCGGCCGGGCTACAACGGCCTGCTGACCGCTTCGATCGAGCCGCCCGTCCGGATTACCGAGACGCGCCGCCCGATTTCCGTCCGCCGCACGGATGCGGGCACGTTCATTTACGATATGGGGCAGAACATGGTCGGCTGGACGGAAGTGAAGGTGCGGGGAGCGCGCGGCGCCAAAATCACGCTCAGCCACGCCGAAATGCTGAATCCGGACGGCTCGCTGTATTTGGACAACTTGCGGGTCGCCGTTCAGCAGGATCACTATATTTTGAAAGGCGAGGGCGAAGAGCGCTACGAGCCGCGCTTCACGTTCCACGGCTTCCGCTACGTGGAGCTGATCGGCTACCCCGGCGAAGCGGATCTCGACACGATCGTCGGCAAAGTCGTTCATTCCGACACGCCGCGCACGGGCCGGCTGGAAACGAACGACGCGATGGTCAACCGGCTTTACTCGAACATCGTCTGGGGCCAGCGCGGCAACTTTCTGTCGGTGCCGACGGACTGCCCGCAGCGGGACGAGCGGCTCGGCTGGACCGGAGACGCGCAGATTTTCGCGAGAACCGCTTCCTATAATATGGACGTTTCGCGGTTTTTCACCAAATTCATGTGGGATATGATCGACGCGCAGCAGCCTTCCGGGGCGTTCACCGACGTTGCGCCGGATGCCGGCTGGATCCGCCACAAAATGTGGAACACGCGCCTCAACTGGTTCGCGCCGGACAATGCGGGCTGGGGCGACGCGGGCGTCGTCATTCCGTGGACGCTGTACCTGATGTACGGGGATACCCGCATTCTCGAAACGCACTACGGCGCGATGGTCCGCTGGGTCGAGTATTTGAAGGCGAACAGCGACGAACTCGTGCGTCCGAGCTACGCCAACTACGGCGACTGGCTGTCGATCGACGCCGACACGCCGAACGAAGTGCTGGCGACCGCTTATTTCGCCTACAGCGCGAAGCTGCTGTCGCGCATTGCGGGCGTCCTGGGCGAAAAACGCGACGAAGCGCATTACGACGGGCTGTTCCGCGATATCGCCGCCGCGTTCCGCCGCGCCTTCGTCGACGCCGAAGGGCGCATTCACGGCGCGACGCAGACGGTGTACGTGCTGGCGCTGCAGTTCGGCTTGCTGGAGGGCGAACAGCGCGACGCGGCGATCCGCCACCTCGTCGACGACATTCGCGGAAGAGGCGACCGGCTGTCGACGGGCTTCCTCGGCGTCGGCTATTTGCTCCCGGCGCTTACGGACAGCGGCCGGCTCGACGTCGCCTACGCCCTGCTCACCCAGGAGGCGTTCCCGTCGTGGATGTATTCGATCAAGCACGGCGCGACGACGATCTGGGAACGCTGGGACGGCTGGACCGAGCATAACGGCTTCCAGACGCCGTCGATGAACTCGTTCAACCACTACTCGCTCGGCTCCGTCGGCGAATGGATGTTCCGGTACATGGCCGGCATCGAAACCGATCCGGACCGGCCGGGCTTCCGCCACGCGATCGTTCGCCCGCAGCCGGGAGGCCGGCTGACGGAGGCGAAGGCCGAATACGAATCGCTGTACGGCGTCGTTTCGACGGACTGGAAGCTGTCGCCGGACGGAGCGTTCCGGCTCGCCGTTCGCGTGCCGGCCGGCGCGACCGCGACGGTCGTCGTGCCGGGCAGCGGAGCGCGCGTCGACGGCGAGCCGGCGAACGCCGCGGCTTCGCCGACAGGCTGGACGCTCGCCTGGCAGACCGAAGCGGCGGCGACGTTCGAGATCGGTTCGGGCGAATACGTATTCGAAAGCGTCATCGGGGCGGCCGCGTTCGCGCGCTAA
- a CDS encoding carbohydrate ABC transporter permease, which produces MRQGGKKLALHLVVVLGALVILVPFYMILVNSFKGIRESALFGMGLPSEWLFENYEKVFEQGNILRGFKNSFLLAGLTVVCVNLFASMAAFVIQRRDDRLMRGLYMMFILGLIVPVSIVPTIRLMDMLGIKGTYFSMIMYYTAVLLPFSVFLLVGFMKQIPRELDEAAQIEGAGFFRLYFRIILPLLVTVLVTVTIVVIVSVWNDFFGPFYLVTDSTKWTIVLQIFNFVSLYNTNWGVVFAFMVIVVLPVLIVYLLLQRYIIDGLTAGSVKG; this is translated from the coding sequence ATGCGGCAAGGAGGAAAAAAGCTCGCGCTTCACCTCGTCGTCGTTTTGGGCGCTCTCGTCATTCTCGTTCCGTTCTACATGATTTTGGTCAATTCGTTCAAGGGCATCCGCGAGTCGGCGTTGTTCGGGATGGGGCTGCCGTCCGAGTGGCTGTTCGAAAACTACGAAAAAGTGTTCGAGCAGGGGAACATTTTGCGCGGGTTCAAAAACAGCTTCCTGCTCGCGGGGCTGACGGTCGTCTGCGTCAACCTGTTCGCCTCGATGGCCGCCTTCGTCATCCAGCGCCGCGACGACCGGCTCATGCGCGGCCTGTACATGATGTTCATCCTCGGGCTGATCGTGCCGGTATCGATCGTGCCGACGATCCGGCTCATGGACATGTTGGGCATCAAGGGCACCTACTTCAGCATGATTATGTACTATACGGCGGTGCTGCTGCCGTTCTCCGTCTTTTTGCTCGTCGGCTTCATGAAGCAGATCCCGCGCGAGCTGGACGAGGCGGCGCAAATCGAGGGAGCGGGGTTTTTCCGGCTTTACTTCCGGATCATTCTGCCGCTGCTCGTCACCGTGCTCGTGACGGTCACGATCGTCGTCATCGTTTCGGTGTGGAACGACTTTTTCGGACCGTTTTATCTCGTGACGGACAGCACGAAATGGACGATCGTGCTCCAGATTTTCAATTTCGTCTCGCTGTACAACACGAACTGGGGCGTCGTTTTCGCGTTCATGGTCATCGTCGTGCTGCCGGTGCTGATCGTGTACCTGCTGCTGCAGCGCTACATCATCGACGGGTTGACGGCCGGCTCGGTCAAAGGCTGA
- a CDS encoding nucleoside hydrolase, with translation MEFPYQVPEAKRIRLIVNTDAKNEADDQFAIAHAILTPRFKIEGIIAAHFGTLRTNESMEESYAEIEKMLELTHSQEKIRLVRGATKALPDETTPVPSEGADLIVEEAMKDDPLPLFVIFLGPLTDLAAAYLKEPGIASRLTAVWIGGGAYPAGEREFNLQNDIPAANVVFGSPIPLWQVPRDVYSSVRVSLAELAARVRPHGELGRYLFEQLEAFNRLPTHRQEWPKGEMWSLGDSPAVSLLIDDQPYDFEWREAPYVRGDMTYEQRPGSRTIRVYKRVDARFILEDMYAKLALFAGQA, from the coding sequence ATGGAATTTCCTTATCAAGTGCCGGAAGCGAAGCGCATTCGGCTGATCGTGAACACCGACGCGAAAAACGAGGCGGACGACCAATTCGCCATCGCGCACGCCATACTGACGCCGAGATTCAAGATCGAGGGCATCATCGCCGCGCATTTCGGGACGCTCCGGACGAACGAATCGATGGAGGAGTCGTACGCGGAAATCGAAAAAATGCTGGAGCTCACGCATTCGCAAGAGAAGATCCGCCTCGTCAGGGGCGCAACGAAAGCGCTTCCGGACGAAACGACGCCGGTGCCTTCGGAAGGGGCGGATCTGATTGTCGAGGAGGCGATGAAGGACGATCCGCTGCCGCTGTTCGTTATTTTTCTCGGACCGCTTACCGACCTGGCCGCGGCCTATTTGAAGGAGCCGGGCATCGCCTCGCGGCTGACGGCCGTCTGGATCGGAGGCGGCGCCTACCCGGCGGGAGAGCGGGAGTTCAACCTGCAAAACGACATTCCTGCGGCGAACGTCGTTTTCGGCTCGCCGATCCCGCTGTGGCAGGTGCCGCGCGACGTGTACTCGTCGGTCCGCGTCAGTCTCGCGGAGCTGGCGGCGAGAGTCCGGCCGCACGGCGAGCTCGGCCGCTATTTGTTCGAGCAGCTGGAAGCGTTCAACCGGCTGCCGACCCACCGCCAGGAGTGGCCGAAAGGCGAAATGTGGTCGCTCGGGGACTCGCCGGCGGTGTCGCTGCTGATCGACGATCAGCCGTACGACTTCGAATGGCGGGAAGCGCCGTACGTGCGCGGCGACATGACCTACGAGCAGCGGCCCGGAAGCCGCACAATCCGGGTTTACAAGCGGGTGGATGCCCGGTTCATCCTCGAGGACATGTACGCCAAGCTGGCCTTGTTCGCGGGGCAGGCTTGA
- a CDS encoding cache domain-containing sensor histidine kinase codes for MKTGGKPIAGKIRDFFSRIRTVLLFSYSVTILLSIAIVGTVSFSISSSTIKDRVESANLQIVRQIENNLNNDFRSKRNLLLAPYYDQEYIDGINAYPEMTDQEKFRYQQKLENLFLKSFNATPIRGFIRFQIYYRTGELLAASDDYKPWTPVQVRNSDWFLRTAAKDGEVYFNGPSSGDGTTDAADTAYSSSILIRDFSSPERFIVVRVEYGDDLFRAIGQNDDLSAGSRILVLDERNALVYDSSGAAVRMPDERLLNRLDGAEGKFWTEGETDEQFVSYIASTSTGWKVVLVTPRRDIVGPLDNIKTTVIATALLAFALTFMISVLFGRRITQPILALYKNVNRIKRGDFSERAPVKRNDEIGLIAANFNAMQDELQQLIEHKYVNQIKLREVELAMLYSQINPHFLYNTLDIIRAMADYHKVEEIGEMAQALADMFRYNTRGRDEVVTLQEELDQIEAYMKIQSIRFEDKIAWEVDVEERLYNFPILKMTLQPLVENAVFHGLERKRGKGTIRISAAAEGDRFVLSVSDDGVGMSEGRLAELRAKLKQSLHREEEVVSVAEGGIGIRNVYSRYAIRFGDRLAFAVDSRKGTGTLVTIGLPAEDAGFAVRTGIEKKSRNVQQIGSKS; via the coding sequence ATGAAAACAGGCGGCAAGCCGATCGCCGGCAAAATTCGCGACTTCTTTTCCCGTATCCGCACGGTCCTGCTTTTCAGTTATTCCGTCACCATTTTGCTCTCGATCGCGATTGTTGGAACCGTTTCCTTTTCCATTTCCTCTTCCACGATCAAAGACCGGGTCGAGTCGGCCAACCTGCAAATCGTCCGGCAAATCGAAAACAACCTGAACAACGACTTTCGAAGCAAGCGCAATCTGCTGCTCGCTCCGTATTACGATCAGGAGTATATCGACGGCATCAACGCCTATCCGGAAATGACCGATCAAGAAAAATTCCGGTACCAGCAAAAGCTGGAAAACCTGTTTCTGAAAAGCTTCAACGCCACGCCGATTCGCGGCTTCATTCGGTTTCAAATCTACTACCGCACGGGAGAGCTTTTGGCCGCTTCCGACGATTACAAGCCTTGGACGCCGGTCCAGGTGCGCAATTCGGACTGGTTTCTGCGCACGGCGGCGAAGGACGGGGAAGTGTACTTCAACGGACCGAGCTCGGGCGACGGCACGACGGACGCCGCCGACACGGCGTATTCGTCTTCGATTCTCATTCGGGACTTTTCCAGTCCGGAGCGCTTTATCGTCGTTCGCGTCGAGTACGGCGACGATCTGTTCCGCGCGATCGGCCAAAACGACGACCTGTCCGCCGGCAGCCGGATTCTCGTGCTGGACGAGCGGAACGCGCTCGTGTACGACTCGTCGGGCGCGGCGGTCAGGATGCCGGACGAAAGGCTGCTCAACCGTCTCGACGGCGCCGAAGGAAAGTTCTGGACGGAAGGCGAAACCGACGAGCAATTCGTTTCGTATATCGCGTCCACCTCCACCGGCTGGAAAGTGGTGCTCGTCACGCCGCGCCGGGATATCGTCGGACCGCTCGACAACATCAAAACGACCGTAATCGCGACGGCGCTGCTTGCCTTCGCGCTGACTTTTATGATCTCCGTGCTGTTCGGCCGCCGGATTACGCAGCCGATCCTCGCCCTTTACAAAAACGTGAACCGGATTAAACGGGGCGATTTTTCCGAACGGGCTCCCGTGAAGCGCAACGACGAAATCGGGCTCATCGCCGCGAACTTCAACGCGATGCAGGACGAACTGCAGCAGTTGATCGAACACAAATACGTCAACCAGATCAAGCTGCGCGAGGTGGAGCTGGCGATGCTGTACTCGCAGATCAATCCGCACTTTTTGTACAACACGCTCGACATCATCCGCGCGATGGCCGACTACCACAAGGTAGAGGAAATCGGGGAGATGGCGCAGGCGCTTGCCGACATGTTCCGCTACAATACGCGGGGCAGGGACGAGGTGGTCACGCTGCAGGAGGAGCTGGATCAAATCGAGGCTTACATGAAAATCCAAAGCATCCGTTTCGAGGATAAAATCGCCTGGGAAGTGGATGTCGAAGAGAGGCTGTACAATTTTCCGATTTTGAAAATGACGCTGCAGCCGCTGGTCGAAAACGCCGTCTTCCACGGTCTGGAGCGAAAGCGGGGAAAGGGCACGATCCGCATCTCCGCCGCGGCGGAAGGGGACCGGTTCGTTCTTTCCGTATCCGACGACGGCGTCGGCATGTCCGAGGGCCGGCTCGCCGAGCTTCGGGCGAAGCTGAAGCAGTCGCTGCACCGGGAGGAGGAGGTCGTCTCCGTAGCCGAAGGCGGCATCGGCATCCGCAACGTCTATTCCCGCTACGCCATCAGGTTCGGCGACCGGCTGGCGTTTGCGGTCGACAGCCGCAAAGGGACGGGAACGCTCGTGACGATCGGGCTCCCGGCGGAAGACGCCGGCTTCGCCGTCCGGACGGGCATCGAGAAGAAAAGTCGGAATGTTCAACAAATCGGGTCAAAATCGTGA
- a CDS encoding ABC transporter substrate-binding protein: MKKMKTVSIVLVLGLLMTLLAACGGGNNEGSGGASPSGSAGASEGAKNSDPVTLTFVISNTEDTTAFTKVFEAYEQQTGNKVELQALPGGDYDNLIKTRFSTGDFSDLFLMQPGTKQYVKLRAEETLHEWSGESGVWDNVIDSIKQAQVENDKIYGVPYGSTGMMGVFYNKEVFKQAGVDVPKNYADLIEIAKKIKAAGFTPFYEGVKDAWPPQVFYYTGWVTQVDPAIGEEGVAKLNRNELKFTDIPELKDLFAKQKELKELDLYQKNVMAGTYDEMQNEMGDGKVAMAFMLDGIISQMEQKFGKDWVANNLGFFPFPSETDQGTAMITPPNQLMVPEKAKNRDAAIELVKFMLQPENVDLFYANKPGIPIFEGATSELYPVQEDVKAFIDAGKSQVNIQNRLTASFVDFSKTLQNFFLDGDIDKAIGEFSANYQKDGKAKLLEGF; the protein is encoded by the coding sequence ATGAAAAAGATGAAAACGGTATCGATTGTGCTCGTTCTCGGCCTGCTCATGACTCTGCTTGCCGCCTGCGGAGGCGGAAACAACGAGGGCAGCGGCGGCGCGTCCCCGTCCGGATCGGCCGGGGCGTCCGAAGGCGCCAAAAACAGCGACCCGGTCACGCTGACGTTCGTCATTTCCAACACCGAGGATACGACGGCGTTCACGAAAGTGTTCGAGGCGTACGAGCAGCAAACGGGCAACAAGGTCGAGCTGCAGGCGCTGCCCGGCGGCGACTACGACAACCTGATCAAAACGCGGTTTTCCACGGGCGATTTTTCGGATTTGTTCCTGATGCAGCCGGGCACGAAGCAGTACGTCAAGCTGAGAGCCGAAGAGACGCTGCACGAATGGTCCGGCGAGTCCGGCGTTTGGGACAACGTCATCGATTCGATCAAGCAGGCGCAGGTGGAAAACGACAAAATTTACGGCGTTCCGTACGGCTCCACCGGCATGATGGGCGTGTTTTACAACAAGGAAGTGTTCAAGCAGGCGGGCGTGGACGTTCCGAAAAACTACGCGGACCTGATCGAAATCGCGAAAAAAATCAAGGCCGCGGGCTTCACGCCGTTCTACGAGGGCGTCAAGGACGCATGGCCGCCGCAAGTGTTCTACTATACGGGCTGGGTGACGCAAGTCGATCCGGCGATCGGCGAAGAAGGCGTCGCGAAGCTGAACCGGAACGAACTGAAGTTTACGGACATTCCGGAGCTGAAGGATCTGTTCGCGAAGCAGAAAGAGCTGAAGGAGCTGGACCTGTATCAGAAAAACGTGATGGCCGGCACGTACGACGAAATGCAAAACGAGATGGGCGACGGCAAAGTCGCGATGGCGTTCATGCTGGACGGGATCATTTCGCAAATGGAGCAAAAGTTCGGCAAGGACTGGGTCGCGAACAACCTCGGCTTCTTCCCGTTCCCTTCCGAAACGGACCAAGGCACGGCGATGATTACGCCTCCCAACCAGCTGATGGTGCCGGAAAAGGCGAAAAACCGCGACGCGGCGATCGAGCTCGTGAAATTCATGCTGCAGCCGGAAAACGTCGATCTGTTCTATGCGAACAAACCGGGCATTCCGATTTTCGAAGGCGCGACCAGCGAGCTGTATCCGGTGCAGGAGGACGTCAAGGCGTTTATCGACGCCGGCAAATCCCAGGTCAATATCCAGAACCGTCTCACCGCGTCGTTCGTCGACTTCTCGAAGACGCTGCAAAACTTCTTCCTCGACGGCGACATCGACAAGGCGATCGGGGAGTTCAGCGCCAACTATCAGAAAGACGGCAAGGCGAAGCTGCTTGAAGGCTTCTGA
- a CDS encoding carbohydrate ABC transporter permease, with the protein MERRKYPLYFSFPAVAVFLLFFIAPTLIGVYYSFTDWNINADSVTFIGFDNYAALFQEPRLGKALSNTLIFAAAVTVLQNAIGLALALVMNESIKMRNFFRMVFFMPYVIAPIVIGYVFRAIYHPEHGIVNTILNGIGLDFMAQDWLNDPKWALFSIIVTDLWRVSGFTMVIYLAGLQFIPKDLLESASIDGASYWHRLKNIVLPLIASSTTVNILLSLIGSMKVFEMVMVLTDGGPGYTTEVFYTYIRSTFSMGQMGYSTAINLVLFALVTLVGIPVLTALKKREVEM; encoded by the coding sequence GTGGAAAGGCGAAAATATCCGCTTTATTTTTCTTTCCCCGCAGTTGCCGTTTTTCTGCTGTTTTTCATCGCCCCGACATTGATCGGCGTGTATTACAGCTTTACGGACTGGAACATTAATGCCGATTCGGTTACCTTCATTGGCTTCGATAATTACGCGGCTCTTTTCCAGGAACCGAGACTGGGAAAAGCGCTGAGCAATACATTGATTTTCGCGGCGGCCGTCACCGTCCTGCAAAACGCAATCGGCCTCGCGCTCGCGCTCGTCATGAACGAGTCGATCAAAATGCGGAACTTTTTTCGCATGGTGTTTTTCATGCCGTACGTCATCGCGCCGATCGTCATCGGCTACGTGTTCCGCGCCATTTATCACCCCGAGCACGGCATCGTCAATACGATTCTAAACGGCATCGGCCTCGACTTTATGGCCCAGGACTGGCTGAACGATCCGAAGTGGGCGCTGTTCTCCATTATCGTCACCGATCTGTGGCGCGTATCGGGCTTCACGATGGTCATCTATTTGGCCGGGCTGCAATTCATTCCGAAAGACCTGCTCGAGAGCGCGTCCATCGACGGGGCGAGCTATTGGCATCGCCTTAAAAACATCGTGCTGCCGCTGATCGCGTCCTCCACGACGGTCAACATCCTGCTGTCGCTGATCGGCTCGATGAAGGTGTTCGAGATGGTCATGGTGCTGACGGACGGCGGGCCGGGGTATACGACGGAAGTGTTCTACACGTACATCCGCAGCACGTTCAGCATGGGGCAGATGGGCTATTCGACGGCGATCAACCTGGTGCTCTTCGCGCTCGTCACCCTCGTCGGCATTCCGGTGCTGACGGCGCTCAAGAAACGGGAGGTGGAGATGTGA